A region from the Variovorax sp. RKNM96 genome encodes:
- a CDS encoding DNA-directed RNA polymerase, with translation MNMQTTYIDPVEAQRKLEDESVEMGIAAYRRTLNEDGPGNLLPGQQLVRAAMQPLVAAIKAWLVTTREGLASRSAGVFYFLDDLDAEAAAWITASSCISRLHESPTVTSVAGTIASRLEQTINIEAICAMNPRLATQVTKRVGKMSSDRNRLVFIRNGGERVDAKLVQWDDSTRLRLGSLLIELFHQSAGLVVPELVVRGKTDRNVILRPSESCRRWLEESHARCELMSPVRMPMVCFPRQWTNPFNGGYLSKELRQPLVKTYNRNYLTQLKDWDMDGVYATVNRMQDTAWAINEPVYGVMKELWESGHTIMVGADKDEPLLPPREEQHLPAKSWIEGETPEPAILSAWKMDAAKTYEKNAKTASKRIQLTQKLWVAEKMVECGNRFHFVYNLDWRGRLYPVAGSLSPQGDDSAKALMHFSKAVKLGDNGAYWLAVHGANSFGVDKVSFEDRIEWVELHTEDILATSKAPTSESIWWTEADAPFTFLAFCFEWSRLQTWVDAGNEQADFESTLPVAFDGACNGLQNFSAMLRDPIGGKATGLVPGEKPADIYSAVANLTQVHIDADAAAGDVVAQRWVGKMTRDLAKRNTMTVPYGVTVRGMRDQLFAKLTGSEAKHRGEDANYLSICNHESISQVVVAAKLAMDWLKEAAKVAASNQLPVRWTTPMGFLAVQDYREAIGERLDFEVVGKRYRLTIERTGDKLNTRKQSLGISPNFVHSLDASHLMRTVLFCVEDGMTDFAMIHDSYGCHAGHADLLRDNLRGAFIEQYSLPVLENFRNELLEQLPEELQSKLPPLPPMGDLDLEQVRTSEYFFA, from the coding sequence ATGAACATGCAAACCACATACATCGATCCAGTTGAAGCTCAACGCAAGCTGGAGGACGAGTCTGTAGAGATGGGTATCGCAGCCTACCGCCGCACCCTGAACGAAGACGGCCCCGGCAACCTCCTGCCTGGCCAGCAGCTCGTGAGGGCCGCTATGCAGCCTCTAGTGGCCGCCATCAAGGCCTGGCTCGTTACGACCCGTGAGGGCCTGGCTAGCCGGTCTGCTGGGGTCTTCTACTTCCTTGATGACCTGGATGCAGAAGCTGCAGCTTGGATCACGGCCTCCTCGTGCATCTCGCGGCTTCACGAGTCCCCTACGGTCACCTCGGTGGCCGGCACCATCGCCTCACGTCTGGAGCAGACCATCAACATCGAGGCCATCTGTGCCATGAACCCCCGGCTGGCCACGCAGGTCACGAAGCGGGTAGGCAAGATGTCCAGCGACCGTAACCGCCTGGTCTTCATCCGCAATGGTGGGGAGCGGGTCGATGCCAAGCTGGTCCAGTGGGACGACAGCACGCGGCTGCGCCTTGGCTCCTTGCTCATCGAGCTGTTCCACCAGTCCGCAGGCCTCGTGGTGCCTGAGCTGGTCGTCCGCGGCAAGACCGACCGCAACGTCATCCTCCGGCCCTCGGAGTCCTGCCGCCGCTGGCTGGAGGAGTCGCATGCCCGCTGCGAGCTGATGAGCCCTGTCCGCATGCCGATGGTGTGCTTCCCACGCCAGTGGACGAACCCCTTCAACGGTGGATACCTGTCCAAGGAGCTGCGCCAGCCACTCGTGAAGACCTACAACCGCAACTACCTCACCCAGCTCAAGGACTGGGACATGGATGGTGTCTATGCCACGGTCAACCGCATGCAGGACACCGCCTGGGCCATCAACGAGCCCGTCTATGGGGTCATGAAGGAGCTGTGGGAGTCTGGTCATACCATCATGGTGGGTGCGGACAAAGATGAGCCCCTGCTGCCTCCTCGTGAAGAACAGCACCTGCCGGCCAAGAGCTGGATTGAAGGCGAGACCCCCGAGCCGGCCATTCTGAGCGCCTGGAAGATGGACGCCGCCAAGACCTACGAGAAGAACGCCAAGACGGCCAGCAAGCGCATCCAGCTCACCCAGAAGCTCTGGGTGGCCGAGAAGATGGTGGAGTGTGGCAACCGCTTCCACTTCGTCTACAACCTCGATTGGCGTGGCCGCCTGTACCCGGTGGCCGGCTCACTGTCCCCACAGGGCGACGACTCCGCCAAGGCCCTCATGCACTTCTCGAAGGCCGTGAAGCTCGGTGACAACGGAGCCTACTGGCTGGCGGTGCATGGGGCCAACTCCTTCGGAGTCGACAAAGTGTCCTTCGAGGACCGTATCGAGTGGGTGGAGCTGCATACCGAAGACATCCTAGCCACGTCCAAAGCCCCCACAAGTGAGAGCATCTGGTGGACTGAAGCGGATGCGCCGTTCACCTTCCTGGCGTTCTGCTTCGAGTGGTCCCGGCTGCAGACGTGGGTTGATGCAGGCAACGAGCAGGCCGACTTCGAGAGCACCCTTCCGGTGGCCTTCGACGGAGCCTGTAATGGCCTACAGAACTTCAGCGCGATGCTTCGGGACCCCATCGGTGGCAAGGCGACCGGCCTGGTCCCCGGGGAGAAGCCTGCGGACATTTACTCGGCCGTGGCGAACCTAACTCAGGTCCACATCGACGCTGATGCAGCGGCAGGGGATGTAGTCGCCCAGCGCTGGGTTGGCAAGATGACCCGTGACCTGGCCAAGCGAAACACCATGACCGTGCCCTACGGCGTGACTGTGCGTGGCATGCGGGATCAACTGTTCGCGAAGCTCACGGGGTCTGAGGCAAAGCACCGCGGGGAGGATGCGAACTACCTGTCCATCTGCAACCACGAGAGCATCAGCCAGGTGGTCGTGGCGGCCAAGCTGGCCATGGACTGGCTGAAGGAGGCGGCCAAGGTGGCGGCGAGCAACCAGCTTCCTGTCCGCTGGACGACTCCAATGGGCTTCCTTGCGGTGCAGGACTACAGGGAGGCCATTGGGGAACGTCTGGACTTTGAAGTGGTCGGGAAGCGTTACCGGCTGACCATCGAGCGGACCGGAGACAAGCTGAACACCCGTAAGCAGTCTCTGGGCATCAGCCCGAACTTCGTCCACTCGCTGGATGCCTCGCACCTGATGCGTACTGTGCTGTTCTGCGTGGAAGACGGAATGACGGACTTCGCCATGATCCACGACAGCTACGGCTGCCACGCGGGCCATGCGGACCTCCTGCGGGACAACCTGCGGGGCGCCTTCATCGAGCAGTACAGCCTGCCGGTCTTGGAGAACTTCCGCAACGAGCTGCTGGAGCAACTGCCTGAGGAGCTGCAGTCCAAGCTGCCCCCGCTGCCGCCGATGGGTGACCTGGACCTGGAGCAAGTCAGGACCAGTGAGTATTTCTTCGCCTAA